GACTCTGCTGACAACTGACGCGGCGTCGCTTGCCGCGTCCGGTGCGGATGTCGTAGTCGAGCTGATCGGCGGCATCGAGCCAGCGAATTCCTGGATCTTGTCCGCGATCGGAGCCGGATCCAGCGTGGTAACCGCGAACAAGGCCTTGGTGGCTGAGCGGGGTCAGTACTTGCATGACGCAGCCGAAGCGGCCGGTGTGGATCTGTACTACGAAGCTGCCGTGGCTGGGGCCATTCCGCTGCTTCGCCCACTGGCTGACTCACTCGCTGGCGACAGGGTGCGGCGCGTTCTGGGCATCGTGAACGGTACGACCAACTACATCCTGACCAGGATGGATGAAGAGGCCGCTGACTACGCCGAGGTTCTAGCGGAAGCCCAGCGCCTCGGTTTCGCCGAAGCCGACCCAACTGCGGATGTGGCCGGGTATGACGCCGCCGCGAAGGCCGCGATCTTGGCGAGCTTGGCGTTCCACACCAGGGTGACTCTCGACGATGTCTACCGCGAGGGAATCACGGACGTCACGGCCGAAGACGTGGCAGCGGCCAAGGAGATGGGCTTCGTGGTCAAGCTGCTGTTCGTGGCCGAGCTGACACAGGGGGGACTGTGTGTGCGCGTGCACCCCGCGATGGTGCCCAGGTCTCATCCGCTGGCTTCCGTGAGGCTGGCTTTCAACGCGGTCTTCGTTGAGGCGGACGCAGCTGGGGAAGTGATGTTCTATGGGCAAGGCGCCGGTGGTCAGCCGACCGCCTCGGCGGTACTGGGGGACTTGGTCACGGCGGCTCGTCACCGGGTGACGGGATCTCTCGGAGCGGCTGCTTCCACGCACGGCGACTTCAATCTGTTGCCCGTCACCGACGCGACGACATGCTTCTACGTCAACTTGCACGTGATCGATCAGCCGGGTGTTCTGGCTCGGATCGCGCAGAAGTTCGCCGACCACGGGGTGAGCATCTCGACCGTGCGTCAGGACGGCGAGGGCGATGACGCCAGACTGATCATCCGCACTCACGCGGCGCGGGACGGCTCGCTGTACGCGACTCTGGCGGATCTTCGAAGCCTGCCTGAGGTGCGGCAGGTCGTGGGGTCAATGCGGGTGATCAGGGGCCCCGGCGAATGATGGCGAATGGGGCGCACCAGTGGCGTGGGGTCATGTCCGAATACCGCGATCGGCTTCCGGTCGGCGATGCGACTGTGACGCTTTGCGAGGGTGGGACCCCACTAGTCCGCGCCGACTGGCTCAGCGAGCGATTGTCAGCCGACGTGTGGCTGAAGTTGGAGGGCACTAACCCCACTGGATCATTCAAGGACCGCGGTATGACCGTGGCCATCTCGCGGGCCGTCGATGAGGGAGCACGCGCGGTCATCTGCGCGTCAACGGGGAACACTAGCGCCAGTGCGGCCGCCTACGCCGGGAAGGCGGGGCTGGCCTGCGCGGTCCTGGTTCCCGCTGGGAAGATCGCGATGGGCAAGCTCGCTCAGGCGATCGTGCATGGTGCGCGCCTGTTGCAGGTGAGCGGGAGTTTCGACGACTGCCTCGAACTGGCGATGGCACTAGCGGACGAGTACCCGGTGTCATTGGTCAATAGCGTCAATCCTGCTCGGATTCAGGGCCAGAAGACCGCCGCCTTCGAGGTCGTTGACGCACTGGGCAGGGCCCCGGATGTGCATTGTCTTCCCGTCGGCAATGCCGGGAATATCACCGCGTACTGGATGGGTTACAAGGAGATCCACGAGAACGGACAGGCCGATTCACCCCCGGCGATGTGGGGGTTCCAGGCGGCTGGTGCCGCGCCGATCGTGCTCGGACATCCGGTTTCGGACCCAGAAACCGTCGCGACCGCGATACGCATCGGGAATCCGGCCTCTTGGGGCGGCGCGGTTGCGGCCAGAGACGAGTCCGGGGGGCTTATCGACTCGGTCACTGACGACCAGATCATGGACGCCTACCGAATGTTGGCTCGCAGAGAGGGCGCGTTCTGCGAACCCGCGAGCGCTGCGGCTGTCGCGGGATTGCTTCAGTGTCACGATGCCGGTCTGGTGCGGCCGGGCGTGACAATCGTGTGCACGCTCACGGGAAACGGTCTGAAGGATCCTCAGTGGGCGCTGGATCAGGCGAAGGAGCCCGAGACCGTCGAAGTGGACGCCGGAGCCGCCTCCAGGTTGCTCGGACTGGCGAAATGACGCCGCCGCTGGAGCTCGCGGCGGGTTCGACCGCGCGCGTCTCGGCGCCGGCGACGAGCGCGAATCTGGGGCCTGGATACGACAGCCTCGGCCTGGCTCTGGATGTGCGCGATGAGTACTCAGCCGTGGTGTCAGACAGGCCAGGAGTGCGCGTGGCGGTTGAGGGCCTGGAAGCGGACTCTGTGCCCACCGGCAGCGATCATCTTGTTGCCCGAGCGATGTTGCGAGGCCTGGCGCATTGGGGCGTGAGCGCCAAGGGCATTGACCTGTACTGCCTGAACCGAATCCCCCACGGTCGCGGGCTTGGCTCATCGGCCGCCGCGATCGTTGGGGGCCTGTCGCTGGCAGCGCGTCTTGCCGGTCCCGTCAATGGCCATTCCCCCAGTGACGACGATCTGCTGAACCTGGCCGCCGATGTGGAGGGGCATCCGGACAACGTGGCGGCCGCGATGCTGGGCGGATTCACGATCGCGTGGACCAGCGGAGACCGGGTATCGGCCGTCAGTCTGGCGCCGAATCCGGACATCATGGCTGTGGTGTACGTGCCGGAGGCCACGTGCCCGACGACCGCCGCCAGGGCCGCACTCCCTGGTCGCGTTCCCCATGCCGACGCCGCCTTCAACGCCGGGCGGGCAGCGCTTGTCGTCGCGGCGATCACGTCCGATCCGTCCCTGCTGTTCCCGGCCACTGAGGACCGCCTTCATCAGACGTACAGGTCGGCTTCATACCCGGAAGCGATCCAACTCGTGGGGCAGCTTCGGGCCCGGGGCGTGGCAGCGTTCGTCTCGGGAGCTGGACCCGCGGTGCTCGCGCTGACCACGGACGCTGGGCTTGAGGCGGCAGGGTCAGGGAAGGCGCCCGGCTACGCGGTGATGCCGACGCGGATCGGGGCCGGAGCTGCCGCGGACTGACGCTCCTGACGCCGGGCCAGTGGCGCCCGGAACTGTCCGTGCTACGCTGATGACAACCGTTCGGGCAATAAGCTGCACATCACGCGCAGTACTGAGCTCGCGGTTTCCAATAACCATTCCGGTGCCGGATCTCGGTATCTGGAACATGGCTCGGAAGGATCAACCGAGTGATTGAATCGATCACGGAGTCAGAGCAAGCTA
The Candidatus Nanopelagicales bacterium DNA segment above includes these coding regions:
- the thrB gene encoding homoserine kinase, giving the protein MTPPLELAAGSTARVSAPATSANLGPGYDSLGLALDVRDEYSAVVSDRPGVRVAVEGLEADSVPTGSDHLVARAMLRGLAHWGVSAKGIDLYCLNRIPHGRGLGSSAAAIVGGLSLAARLAGPVNGHSPSDDDLLNLAADVEGHPDNVAAAMLGGFTIAWTSGDRVSAVSLAPNPDIMAVVYVPEATCPTTAARAALPGRVPHADAAFNAGRAALVVAAITSDPSLLFPATEDRLHQTYRSASYPEAIQLVGQLRARGVAAFVSGAGPAVLALTTDAGLEAAGSGKAPGYAVMPTRIGAGAAAD
- the thrC gene encoding threonine synthase — its product is MSEYRDRLPVGDATVTLCEGGTPLVRADWLSERLSADVWLKLEGTNPTGSFKDRGMTVAISRAVDEGARAVICASTGNTSASAAAYAGKAGLACAVLVPAGKIAMGKLAQAIVHGARLLQVSGSFDDCLELAMALADEYPVSLVNSVNPARIQGQKTAAFEVVDALGRAPDVHCLPVGNAGNITAYWMGYKEIHENGQADSPPAMWGFQAAGAAPIVLGHPVSDPETVATAIRIGNPASWGGAVAARDESGGLIDSVTDDQIMDAYRMLARREGAFCEPASAAAVAGLLQCHDAGLVRPGVTIVCTLTGNGLKDPQWALDQAKEPETVEVDAGAASRLLGLAK
- a CDS encoding homoserine dehydrogenase, yielding MAAPGRDITVALLGGGTVGGQVARIICENADELASRVGARMVLTGVAVRDLARERAGIDPTLLTTDAASLAASGADVVVELIGGIEPANSWILSAIGAGSSVVTANKALVAERGQYLHDAAEAAGVDLYYEAAVAGAIPLLRPLADSLAGDRVRRVLGIVNGTTNYILTRMDEEAADYAEVLAEAQRLGFAEADPTADVAGYDAAAKAAILASLAFHTRVTLDDVYREGITDVTAEDVAAAKEMGFVVKLLFVAELTQGGLCVRVHPAMVPRSHPLASVRLAFNAVFVEADAAGEVMFYGQGAGGQPTASAVLGDLVTAARHRVTGSLGAAASTHGDFNLLPVTDATTCFYVNLHVIDQPGVLARIAQKFADHGVSISTVRQDGEGDDARLIIRTHAARDGSLYATLADLRSLPEVRQVVGSMRVIRGPGE